The following nucleotide sequence is from Nitrospira sp..
GCGTGGGAGAGTCTTGGTTGATGGCGTGGATGTAGCACAGATGGATCCTGCGTGGTTGCGCAGGCAAATCGGCGTGGTGCTGCAAGACAGTCTTCTCTTCAACCAGTCGGTGCGAAGCAACATCGCTCTGACGGATCCTGGCCTGTCTATGGACCGCGTCATCCGTGCGGCAAAACTCGCCGGTGCACACGAATTCATTCTCGGCCTGCCGGAGGGGTACGACACCATCGTGGGGGAACATGGTTGTGCGTTGTCTGGAGGACAGCGTCAACGGATTGCTATTGCTCGCGCATTGGTCGCGAATCCGAGAATTCTGATCTTTGATGAGGCGACCAGCGCATTGGACTATGAATCGGAAGCCATCATTCGACAGAACATGGCGCTCATCTCTAAGGGACGTACCGTCATTCTCATCGCCCACCGCTTGAGCACCGTCCGATGCGCTCAGAGAATTTACGCGTTTGAGAAGGGACAGATTGTCGAGCAAGGGACGCACGACGAGTTGCTCCAATCCAACGGGCTTTACGCGAGATTCCATCGGCACCAAGAGGGCCGCTCCGCCGCGGCATGAAATATCTTGTTGAGAGTGGGCCCCCTGCATGGACTACAGTCACAAGCCATCACCAGGAGGGATCCCATGCGATTGATCACGACGAAGGAACTGAGAACGCTGAGCATCGCCACACGACATCATCACCTCATCAACAGTCGGCTGGCGATCTTGCGCTATGCCGACGAATATGGGTTCAAAGGTGCCGCCCGGCGGTTCGGCTTGGATCGCAAGACGGTGAGAACGTGGCACCGTCGTTGGGTGGCCAGCGGGCCCGCGGGGTTAGTCCCGCGTCATCCGCGCACACGGCGCCGACGGATCTCCGAGGAGGCGGTGCGGCTGATCGAGCACGCCCGCCGCGAGCTGCATTTTGGCGCGATGCGGACCCGGTTCTGGCTGGACCGGGTGCATCACATCCGTGTCGCGGCCGCGACAATCCGCCGAGTCTGCCGGGACCTCGGCTATCCGCCCATCCGGCGTACCGGCCCGCGACGCCCTCGCCAGCCGCTGCTCTTCAGTAAAGACCACCCGGGTGACTGTGTGCAGGTTGATGTCAAGGAAGTGAAAGTTGCGGGGAAGAAATGTTTTCAGTATACGGCCCTGGATGACTGTACACGCTATCGCGTCTTACGCCTCTATCCCCGCAAGTATCACGGCACCAGTCTCGAGTTTCTGGCCACCATCCGGCAGATGCTCCCGTTTCCCATTCGTAAGGTACAAGTTGATAACGGCACAGAATTCCCGCTTGCCTTTGCCCTGGCCGTGCAAGAAGCCGGTATCCGCCTGCGACATATCAAGCCTCGCCGGCCCGAACAAAATGGGAAAGTCGAACGCAGCCATCGCATCGACGAGGAGGAGTTTTGGAGTCGCGCGACATTTGACGAGTTCACATCAGCGACGCAGGCCCTGCGTGCCTGGGAGCATCAGTATAACCACGACCGATTCTCCATGGCCCTCCAGGGCCTCACACCGGCCGAAAAATTGGCGACATGTCTCTCGCCACTGAACCCATCATCACCACCCACGCCATGCACACACACGGGGGCCGCTGCTTGACAAGTCATTACACATCGACGATCCCGGTGATGTGGTGGTTGAGCAGGCGAACGGCGGGCACGATGCGGTGGTGAGCGCAATCACTGTGACGCTGAGCGACCATATTGAGACTCTCTCGCTGACTGGGTCAGCGGCGCTGGATGGAGTCGGAAATGCGTTGGACAACTTATTGGTTGGTAACGAGGGTGTGAACGTTCTCGCGGGCGGATCAGGCCACGATACGTATGTGGTGGAAGCCTGGGACTCGGTTATCGAGCAAGCCGATGGAGGCATCGATACCGTACAGACCTCCCACTCTTTTGCGCTAGGAACGCAGGTCGAAAATTTGACGCTCACAGGGGCGGGAAGTGTAGTGGGTATAGGCAATGACCTTGCCAATCGCCTGGTCGGTAACGGCAGTGCCAGTGGGCTTCTCGGCGGGAAGGGCGACGATACCTATGTGGTGAAGGGCTTGGAGGCCGTTCGCGAATTACCCGGCGAGGGTATCGACTTGG
It contains:
- a CDS encoding transposase translates to MRLITTKELRTLSIATRHHHLINSRLAILRYADEYGFKGAARRFGLDRKTVRTWHRRWVASGPAGLVPRHPRTRRRRISEEAVRLIEHARRELHFGAMRTRFWLDRVHHIRVAAATIRRVCRDLGYPPIRRTGPRRPRQPLLFSKDHPGDCVQVDVKEVKVAGKKCFQYTALDDCTRYRVLRLYPRKYHGTSLEFLATIRQMLPFPIRKVQVDNGTEFPLAFALAVQEAGIRLRHIKPRRPEQNGKVERSHRIDEEEFWSRATFDEFTSATQALRAWEHQYNHDRFSMALQGLTPAEKLATCLSPLNPSSPPTPCTHTGAAA